In a single window of the Flavobacterium sp. W4I14 genome:
- a CDS encoding carbamoyl-phosphate synthase large subunit (product_source=KO:K01955; cath_funfam=1.10.1030.10,3.30.470.20,3.40.50.20; cog=COG0458; ko=KO:K01955; pfam=PF02786,PF02787; smart=SM01096; superfamily=48108,52440,56059; tigrfam=TIGR01369), with protein MPKDTSIRSVLIIGSGPIIIGQACEFDYSGSQAALSLKEEGITVSIINSNPATIMTDKVIGDHVYLRPLTVDSIEVILQEHIDSADLPRIDAVLPTMGGQTALNLCKEAEERGVWEKYGVKVVGVDVAAIEKTENREAFRQLMVDIGVGVAESRIANSFLEGKEAAQEIGYPLVIRPSYTLGGSGGGFVHKKEEFDAALKRGLEASPTHEVLVEKAVLGWKEYELELLRDSNDNVIIICSIENFDPMGIHTGDSITVAPAMTLSDRCYQDMRNQAIKMMRAIGNFAGGCNVQFSVNPANDEIIAIEINPRVSRSSALASKATGYPIAKIAAKLAIGYNLDEIENQITKTTSAYFEPTLDYVIVKIPRWNFDKFKGANKELGLQMKSVGEVMAIGRTFIEALQKACQSLEINRAGLGADGRQVRNIEEIMDGLEHASWNRLFLIKDAMTMGVPLESIRKVTKIDKWFLNQIQELVLLETELKRYSLNNIPQDFFVTLKQKGFSDIQIAWLLGNVTEDEVYDRRKALGINRVYKMVDTCAAEFPAKTPYYYSTFEEENESVPSDRKKVIVLGSGPNRIGQGIEFDYSCVHGLLAAKETGFEAIMINCNPETVSTDFNMADKLYFEPVFWEHVREIIELEKPVGIIVQLGGQTALKMAEKLTERGHQDYRNIFREYGYC; from the coding sequence ATGCCTAAAGACACTTCCATACGCTCAGTACTGATTATCGGATCTGGACCAATTATTATTGGCCAAGCCTGTGAATTTGATTACTCGGGTTCGCAAGCGGCTCTTTCTTTAAAAGAAGAAGGGATTACCGTTTCCATTATCAACTCCAATCCGGCTACAATTATGACGGATAAGGTTATCGGTGACCATGTTTATTTGCGCCCGTTAACTGTTGATTCAATAGAGGTTATTTTACAAGAGCACATCGACTCTGCAGATTTACCTAGAATTGATGCGGTACTTCCTACCATGGGCGGCCAAACTGCATTAAACCTTTGTAAAGAAGCTGAAGAACGTGGTGTTTGGGAAAAATATGGTGTTAAAGTAGTTGGTGTAGATGTTGCTGCAATCGAAAAAACCGAAAACCGCGAAGCTTTCCGCCAGTTAATGGTTGATATCGGTGTAGGTGTTGCAGAATCGAGAATTGCTAACTCATTTTTAGAAGGTAAAGAAGCAGCACAGGAAATCGGCTACCCATTGGTAATCCGCCCATCATACACCTTAGGTGGTTCTGGTGGTGGTTTCGTACACAAAAAAGAAGAATTCGATGCCGCTTTAAAACGTGGTTTAGAAGCTTCGCCAACACATGAAGTATTAGTAGAGAAAGCTGTTTTAGGCTGGAAAGAATATGAGTTAGAGTTGTTAAGAGACAGCAACGATAACGTAATCATTATCTGTTCGATCGAAAACTTCGATCCGATGGGCATCCACACAGGAGATTCGATCACTGTTGCTCCGGCAATGACCTTATCTGATCGTTGTTACCAGGATATGCGTAACCAGGCGATCAAAATGATGCGTGCAATCGGCAACTTCGCTGGCGGCTGTAATGTTCAGTTTTCGGTTAATCCGGCAAACGATGAAATTATCGCCATCGAAATTAATCCACGTGTATCACGTTCATCAGCTTTGGCAAGTAAAGCAACTGGTTATCCAATTGCAAAAATTGCAGCAAAACTAGCAATAGGCTACAACCTGGATGAAATTGAAAACCAGATTACCAAAACCACTTCAGCATATTTCGAACCTACTTTAGATTACGTAATCGTTAAAATACCCCGCTGGAACTTCGATAAGTTTAAAGGCGCTAACAAAGAGCTTGGCCTGCAGATGAAATCGGTTGGAGAGGTAATGGCAATTGGCCGTACTTTTATCGAAGCACTACAAAAAGCTTGTCAGAGTTTAGAGATTAACCGTGCTGGTTTAGGTGCAGATGGCAGACAGGTGCGTAATATTGAAGAAATTATGGATGGTTTGGAGCACGCTTCATGGAACCGTCTGTTCTTAATAAAAGATGCCATGACGATGGGCGTACCTTTGGAGTCGATCCGTAAGGTCACTAAAATCGATAAATGGTTCTTAAACCAGATTCAGGAGCTTGTATTGCTTGAAACTGAACTAAAAAGATATTCACTAAACAATATCCCTCAAGATTTCTTTGTAACCCTTAAACAAAAAGGATTCTCTGATATCCAGATCGCCTGGTTGTTAGGCAATGTTACGGAAGATGAAGTTTACGATCGCCGTAAAGCTTTGGGCATAAACAGGGTATATAAAATGGTTGATACCTGCGCTGCGGAGTTCCCGGCCAAAACACCATACTACTACTCTACTTTCGAAGAGGAAAACGAATCTGTTCCTTCCGACAGGAAAAAGGTAATTGTATTGGGTTCGGGCCCTAACCGTATCGGCCAGGGTATCGAATTCGATTATTCTTGTGTACACGGTTTATTGGCAGCAAAAGAAACAGGTTTTGAGGCCATCATGATTAACTGTAACCCTGAAACGGTTTCAACAGACTTTAACATGGCCGATAAATTATATTTCGAGCCGGTTTTCTGGGAACATGTCCGCGAAATTATCGAGCTGGAAAAACCAGTGGGCATTATCGTTCAATTGGGTGGACAAACTGCTTTGAAAATGGCTGAGAAACTAACAGAAAGAGGGCATCAAGATTATCGGAACATCTTTCGAGAATATGGATATTGCTGA
- a CDS encoding hypothetical protein (product_source=Hypo-rule applied; cath_funfam=2.60.40.1120; smart=SM00060; superfamily=49452; transmembrane_helix_parts=Inside_1_4,TMhelix_5_24,Outside_25_105), whose amino-acid sequence MKKLCVVLSLIIVFALGSIAFTNIKLGGIIGKITPVDAASAVSLVAATDTLKAQISQGVFTFTNLKEGVYTVVVKANAPYKDAVIEKVAVKDSATTDLGEIKLQQ is encoded by the coding sequence ATGAAAAAGTTATGTGTTGTATTATCTCTTATAATTGTATTTGCTTTAGGTTCAATTGCCTTTACAAATATTAAATTGGGTGGGATAATAGGAAAAATTACACCGGTGGATGCGGCTTCTGCTGTTTCGCTTGTAGCGGCGACAGACACGCTAAAAGCGCAGATTAGCCAAGGTGTTTTTACTTTTACTAACCTCAAAGAAGGCGTTTATACCGTTGTGGTAAAAGCCAATGCACCATACAAAGATGCTGTAATAGAAAAGGTTGCCGTAAAAGATAGCGCCACAACAGATTTAGGCGAAATTAAATTACAGCAATAA
- a CDS encoding NadR type nicotinamide-nucleotide adenylyltransferase (product_source=TIGR01526; cath_funfam=3.40.50.300; cog=COG3172; pfam=PF13521; smart=SM00382; superfamily=52540; tigrfam=TIGR01526) — protein MNKNIKKIAIVGPESTGKSTISQLLAKYYKVSWVPEYARYYCENLVADYTLQDEVNMYYGQVALEDAILATTESDFIICDTTFITVKIWSDEVLGETPQPVLDALPKRPYDLYLLMDIDLPWQDDPLRDFPDKREYFMQVWHKELKTLNANYKVIGGLGDKRFENAIKAVNDFLGV, from the coding sequence GTGAATAAAAATATTAAAAAGATCGCTATTGTTGGCCCCGAAAGTACGGGAAAATCTACTATATCTCAATTGCTGGCAAAATATTATAAAGTTTCATGGGTGCCAGAGTATGCCCGCTATTACTGCGAAAACCTGGTTGCCGATTATACGCTGCAAGATGAAGTGAACATGTATTACGGGCAGGTAGCTTTAGAGGATGCCATTTTAGCAACTACCGAAAGCGATTTTATTATTTGTGATACGACTTTTATTACGGTAAAGATCTGGAGCGATGAAGTATTGGGCGAAACACCACAGCCAGTGCTGGATGCACTGCCTAAGAGGCCGTACGACCTGTATCTGTTAATGGACATCGATTTGCCCTGGCAAGATGATCCGCTGCGCGATTTCCCCGATAAGCGCGAATATTTTATGCAGGTTTGGCATAAGGAACTGAAAACACTAAATGCGAATTATAAGGTAATTGGTGGATTGGGTGATAAAAGGTTCGAAAATGCAATTAAGGCCGTAAACGATTTTCTTGGTGTATAA
- a CDS encoding hypothetical protein (product_source=Hypo-rule applied), with product MLSRLIEQKLTVQWKDLLFLNRGNEWFCVLGDFSPASASDETCETSKLIKI from the coding sequence ATGCTTTCTAGATTAATTGAACAAAAATTGACAGTACAATGGAAAGATCTGTTATTTTTAAATCGGGGAAATGAGTGGTTCTGTGTGCTAGGGGATTTCAGTCCCGCTTCTGCTTCCGATGAAACCTGTGAAACAAGCAAGCTTATCAAAATATAA
- a CDS encoding iron complex outermembrane receptor protein (product_source=KO:K02014; cath_funfam=2.170.130.10,2.60.40.1120; cleavage_site_network=SignalP-noTM; cog=COG1629; ko=KO:K02014; pfam=PF00593,PF07715,PF13715; superfamily=49464,56935), producing the protein MKNLLFAALVAMLPFFASAQITITGKVTDQNQQPLPGATVKLRNQKTAVVSDASGNYSITNLVNGKYTIVVSYIGYKTIEKAVELKQNATLDFSLLPQNFLADEVIVRATRATEKSATTYKNIGKEEIQQNNFGQDLPFILQNTPGVVVNSDAGAGVGYTGIRIRGSDNSRINVTVNGIPINDSESQGTFYVNMPDFASSVDNIQIQRGVGTSTNGAGAFGASLNIQTTASEMEPYAEVNSTYGSFNTWKNTVKVGTGLINNRFSFDGRLSRISSDGYVDRGSSLLKSYFLSGAYHGNKDLLRVNVFSGNEKTYQSWNGIPQSRLENDVAGMNAYIDRNGLGADDAANLLNSGRTYNSFLYNNQTDNYTQNHYQLIYARQLSDQFSFNGALHYTKGEGYYEEYRAQDELKNYGLNPVVIPGGTPVTSTDLIRRRWLDNDFYGVTYAFNYVPQKNLNFTLGGAYNEYKGAHFGQVIWAQYASNGNIDRHYYDNDGFKTDFNVYGKVNYSPVESLSLFADLQYRRVYFDVAGTENKLNTLAINETLNFFNPKFGATYFINPQSNVYASFSVANKEPNRDDYTDAAVGISPKPERLNDVELGYRFKNDKFNVGANAYGMFYKNQLVVTGKINDVGGNFRQNVDRSYRLGIEVDGSYTISSQFVLNANAALSRNKIKNFTEYYDDYDNGGQVVNNYKLTDISYSPNAVLFGELVYKPVNGFAVALQSKYVSKQYLDNTQNNDRTINGYWVSNARLGYDFKFAGVKNVNLGLLVNNIFDKKYESNGYTYGYQAGGSRVTENFFYPQAGTNFLLSLNVKF; encoded by the coding sequence TTGAAAAATTTACTTTTTGCAGCGCTTGTTGCAATGTTGCCTTTCTTTGCATCGGCACAGATTACTATTACCGGTAAAGTAACAGATCAAAACCAGCAGCCTCTTCCTGGTGCTACCGTTAAATTAAGAAACCAAAAAACGGCGGTAGTGAGCGATGCCTCCGGAAATTACAGCATCACTAACCTCGTTAACGGAAAATACACGATTGTGGTAAGTTATATAGGTTATAAAACAATTGAAAAAGCTGTAGAACTTAAACAGAATGCTACGCTGGATTTTAGCCTCTTGCCTCAAAATTTCCTGGCAGATGAAGTAATTGTTCGTGCAACACGGGCAACAGAAAAATCGGCCACTACCTATAAGAATATTGGTAAGGAAGAAATCCAACAGAATAACTTCGGACAAGATCTGCCTTTCATCCTTCAGAACACACCGGGAGTTGTAGTTAATTCTGATGCTGGTGCTGGCGTAGGCTACACAGGTATCCGTATCCGCGGTAGCGACAATAGCAGGATCAACGTAACGGTTAACGGTATCCCAATCAACGATAGCGAAAGCCAAGGTACGTTTTATGTAAACATGCCCGATTTTGCTTCATCTGTAGATAACATTCAGATTCAGCGTGGTGTAGGTACCTCAACCAATGGTGCAGGTGCATTCGGTGCGAGTTTAAATATCCAGACAACTGCCAGCGAAATGGAGCCTTACGCCGAAGTAAACAGCACTTACGGCAGTTTCAATACCTGGAAAAACACGGTTAAGGTTGGAACAGGTTTGATTAACAACCGTTTTAGCTTTGATGGCCGTTTATCAAGAATCAGCTCTGATGGTTATGTAGACCGCGGTTCATCACTGCTTAAATCATATTTTCTCTCAGGTGCCTACCACGGCAATAAGGACCTGCTGCGCGTGAATGTTTTTTCAGGGAATGAAAAAACCTATCAATCATGGAACGGTATTCCACAATCACGTTTAGAAAATGATGTGGCTGGAATGAATGCCTACATTGACAGAAACGGATTGGGTGCAGATGACGCCGCTAATCTTTTAAATTCGGGAAGAACTTACAATAGTTTCTTGTACAATAACCAAACGGATAACTATACACAGAACCATTACCAGTTAATTTATGCCAGACAGCTTTCTGATCAGTTTTCTTTTAACGGCGCTTTACATTATACTAAAGGCGAAGGTTATTATGAAGAATACAGGGCACAGGACGAGCTGAAAAATTATGGATTAAATCCGGTTGTTATTCCGGGGGGCACACCGGTTACAAGCACAGATCTGATTCGCCGCCGCTGGTTGGATAATGATTTTTATGGTGTTACCTATGCCTTTAACTACGTGCCTCAAAAGAATTTAAACTTTACTTTGGGCGGTGCATATAACGAATATAAAGGTGCCCACTTCGGGCAGGTAATTTGGGCCCAATATGCCTCTAACGGAAATATAGACAGGCATTATTATGATAACGATGGTTTCAAAACCGATTTTAACGTTTATGGTAAAGTAAACTATAGCCCGGTAGAATCGTTAAGCTTATTTGCCGACCTACAGTACCGCCGGGTATATTTCGATGTTGCCGGAACGGAAAACAAACTGAACACTTTGGCTATTAACGAAACCTTGAATTTCTTTAACCCGAAATTTGGCGCAACCTATTTTATCAATCCACAGAGTAATGTTTATGCTTCATTTAGTGTGGCCAACAAAGAGCCTAACCGCGATGACTATACAGATGCTGCTGTAGGTATTTCTCCAAAACCTGAGCGTTTGAATGATGTAGAGTTAGGTTACCGTTTTAAAAATGATAAATTTAATGTAGGTGCAAATGCCTATGGTATGTTTTATAAAAACCAATTGGTGGTTACCGGAAAAATAAATGATGTTGGCGGAAATTTCCGTCAGAATGTAGACAGAAGCTACCGTTTAGGAATTGAGGTAGACGGTTCATACACCATCTCTTCTCAATTTGTATTAAACGCCAATGCAGCATTGAGCAGAAACAAAATCAAAAACTTTACCGAATATTATGATGACTATGATAACGGTGGACAGGTGGTAAACAACTATAAATTAACCGACATCTCCTATTCCCCAAATGCTGTTCTTTTTGGGGAGCTTGTTTACAAACCTGTTAACGGTTTTGCTGTAGCCTTACAGAGTAAATATGTAAGCAAACAATACCTGGATAATACGCAGAATAACGATAGGACCATTAACGGTTACTGGGTAAGCAATGCACGTTTGGGTTACGACTTTAAATTTGCAGGTGTTAAAAACGTAAACCTTGGTTTATTGGTAAACAATATTTTCGATAAGAAATACGAAAGCAATGGTTATACCTATGGTTACCAGGCAGGTGGAAGCAGGGTAACCGAAAACTTCTTTTACCCACAGGCGGGAACTAACTTTTTGCTAAGTTTGAATGTGAAATTTTAA
- a CDS encoding thiamine-phosphate pyrophosphorylase (product_source=KO:K00788; cath_funfam=3.20.20.70; cog=COG0352; ko=KO:K00788; pfam=PF02581; superfamily=51391; tigrfam=TIGR00693) — MKYIERLHYITHDIAHLSHIEQAQQACEAGAKWIQYRCLSKSDEELLQDINAIAEICDDWGTTLIVTDHVHLNGKADIQGFHIEDMDANFIALRKLVGHDITLGGSANTIENLIRIAQEGADYVGYGPFAETEAKPNNYALLGAEGYQQVIKELKAMSIHIPVLAVGGIKTYDVEALMQTGIYGIAVSGAINFADDFIEAYQDFYTLVKESAVN, encoded by the coding sequence ATGAAATATATAGAGAGACTTCATTACATTACACACGATATCGCCCATTTAAGCCACATCGAACAGGCACAACAAGCCTGCGAGGCTGGTGCAAAATGGATCCAATACCGTTGCCTGAGCAAAAGTGATGAAGAACTCTTACAGGATATTAATGCGATAGCCGAAATCTGTGATGACTGGGGCACCACCTTAATCGTTACCGATCATGTTCATTTAAATGGAAAGGCCGATATACAGGGTTTTCATATAGAAGATATGGATGCCAATTTCATTGCCCTGCGCAAACTGGTAGGCCATGATATTACCCTTGGGGGATCGGCAAATACAATAGAAAATTTAATCAGAATTGCCCAGGAAGGAGCCGATTATGTTGGTTATGGCCCATTTGCAGAGACTGAAGCCAAACCCAATAATTATGCGCTTCTAGGTGCCGAGGGTTATCAACAGGTGATAAAAGAATTGAAGGCTATGTCCATCCATATTCCGGTGTTGGCTGTGGGTGGGATAAAAACCTACGATGTAGAAGCTTTAATGCAAACTGGTATTTATGGTATAGCCGTCTCCGGCGCCATTAATTTTGCAGATGATTTTATTGAAGCCTATCAAGATTTTTACACATTAGTTAAAGAAAGCGCTGTTAATTAA
- a CDS encoding hypothetical protein (product_source=Hypo-rule applied; transmembrane_helix_parts=Inside_1_21,TMhelix_22_44,Outside_45_82,TMhelix_83_100,Inside_101_112,TMhelix_113_135,Outside_136_166,TMhelix_167_189,Inside_190_193,TMhelix_194_213,Outside_214_222,TMhelix_223_245,Inside_246_265,TMhelix_266_288,Outside_289_428) gives MSENALQTNAPWNIYKKISFRFFFLLLSLFIILYNNGAFPFFYYVMQYPAMMLESLIPWLYEHIFQSDLKIHMSGSGDTSYKWALLLFIFLVSVVGCILWSVFDRKRKSYNAAYYWLIVLVRFYLAFTLVMYGAIKVIKLQFYDSSLDRLLTPFGDASPMGLAWRFLGFSKGYNIFMGVIEISAILLLFRRTVVVGAFLALAATAHVMSMNYFFDVPVKLLSTALVVMCLFILAPHFFKLYRFFVKYESQQLERMYRPRYKKRWHFILVYICKYLYIAASILFLFPSLMTRYKTYGDGAPKPFLYGIYNVETMKLKGETLAPLTTDSTRWKQMIINYSGYVKIKKMNDSSVNFTTVFDQKKKELLLKSTDKDSTKYVFNYNVIGKDRLILSGLTAKDSISVSFKRKDLKDFKLINRGFHWVSEYPYNR, from the coding sequence ATGTCTGAAAACGCTCTTCAAACCAATGCACCTTGGAACATTTATAAAAAAATCTCTTTCAGGTTCTTTTTCCTCCTCTTATCTCTTTTCATCATACTGTATAACAATGGCGCTTTTCCATTTTTCTACTATGTAATGCAGTACCCGGCCATGATGCTAGAAAGTTTAATCCCATGGCTATATGAGCATATTTTTCAAAGTGATTTAAAAATTCATATGAGCGGAAGTGGCGATACTTCCTATAAATGGGCGTTGTTGCTGTTTATTTTTTTGGTATCGGTAGTGGGCTGCATCCTTTGGTCGGTTTTCGACCGTAAACGCAAGAGCTACAATGCTGCCTATTACTGGCTCATCGTTCTGGTACGCTTTTATCTGGCTTTTACGCTTGTAATGTATGGGGCTATTAAAGTGATCAAGCTCCAGTTTTACGATTCATCTTTAGACAGGTTGCTCACTCCTTTTGGTGATGCCTCGCCCATGGGGCTGGCCTGGAGATTCCTCGGATTTTCTAAAGGTTACAATATTTTTATGGGGGTTATCGAAATTTCTGCAATTTTATTGTTATTCCGCAGAACGGTAGTTGTTGGCGCATTTCTGGCGCTGGCTGCGACAGCACACGTAATGTCAATGAACTATTTTTTCGATGTTCCGGTAAAGCTGCTGTCTACAGCACTGGTGGTGATGTGCCTGTTTATTTTAGCCCCCCATTTTTTTAAGCTATATAGATTTTTTGTTAAATATGAAAGCCAGCAGCTCGAAAGAATGTATCGTCCAAGGTATAAAAAACGATGGCACTTTATTTTGGTATATATATGTAAATATCTGTATATAGCTGCTTCAATACTTTTCTTATTCCCATCATTAATGACGCGATATAAAACTTACGGCGATGGTGCACCTAAACCATTTTTATATGGTATTTATAATGTTGAAACCATGAAACTAAAAGGTGAAACCTTAGCGCCTTTAACTACTGATAGTACGCGATGGAAACAGATGATTATTAATTATTCAGGATATGTTAAGATAAAGAAGATGAACGATAGTTCCGTTAATTTCACTACTGTTTTTGATCAGAAGAAAAAAGAATTGTTGCTAAAATCAACAGATAAAGACTCCACTAAATATGTTTTCAACTATAATGTTATTGGAAAAGATAGGCTGATTCTTTCGGGCCTAACAGCGAAAGATTCCATATCGGTAAGTTTTAAGCGAAAAGATCTAAAAGATTTTAAGCTCATCAACAGGGGCTTCCATTGGGTGAGTGAATATCCATACAATCGTTAA
- a CDS encoding hypothetical protein (product_source=Hypo-rule applied) translates to MSSHHIVKEKQEPALYIDELGNFNEELLGQLLEWSPTLLVNGENYDKIFSLGLKVDVLVNGNGQETQEDTKVIQGPVDALMVAINYLYEEKYPAVNIIAKKFDLEKFAGFEDKINLVVFTERAKHYPIKPGFSVWKPAGSEFLIHGNRYIEVSNLMQNEEEIFTVVKDGFVEFTFSGQPIFISEPI, encoded by the coding sequence ATGTCTTCACACCATATTGTAAAAGAAAAACAAGAGCCAGCTTTATACATCGATGAACTTGGGAATTTTAACGAAGAGCTTTTGGGCCAACTGCTCGAATGGAGCCCTACGCTTTTGGTTAACGGAGAAAATTACGATAAGATTTTTTCTTTAGGCTTAAAGGTGGATGTGCTGGTAAACGGGAACGGACAGGAAACACAAGAGGATACAAAAGTTATTCAAGGCCCTGTTGATGCTTTAATGGTGGCAATTAATTATCTGTACGAAGAGAAATATCCCGCGGTTAATATAATTGCGAAGAAATTTGATCTGGAGAAGTTTGCCGGATTTGAAGACAAAATTAACCTGGTGGTGTTTACTGAAAGAGCGAAGCACTACCCCATAAAACCGGGATTCTCCGTTTGGAAACCTGCAGGAAGTGAATTCCTGATCCATGGCAACCGGTATATCGAAGTAAGTAACCTGATGCAGAATGAAGAAGAAATTTTTACTGTTGTTAAAGATGGCTTTGTAGAATTTACCTTTTCAGGACAACCAATTTTTATTAGCGAACCAATATGA
- a CDS encoding ribosomal protein S18 acetylase RimI-like enzyme (product_source=COG0456; cath_funfam=3.40.630.30; cog=COG0456; pfam=PF13673; superfamily=55729): MITLRKAKEEDIEIIRDIAVATWPSTYLDIIGQEQIDYMLDKMYNKGELLKQFMEGHNFLIAEEGENQFGFAGYSIVGHEERIYKLHKLYVLPSAHGKGVGKILINEVFNQVKDAGGSALQLNVNKHNKAKDFYLKGGFTIKESVKLDIGEGYFMDDYIMEYKF; encoded by the coding sequence ATGATTACCCTCAGAAAAGCAAAAGAAGAAGATATAGAAATTATCAGGGATATTGCCGTGGCAACCTGGCCATCAACCTACCTCGATATTATCGGGCAGGAACAGATTGATTATATGTTGGATAAAATGTACAACAAAGGAGAACTGCTAAAGCAATTTATGGAAGGGCATAATTTCCTGATTGCAGAGGAAGGTGAAAATCAGTTCGGTTTTGCAGGATATTCTATTGTTGGACACGAAGAGCGTATTTACAAACTGCATAAGCTTTATGTGCTGCCATCTGCACATGGCAAAGGTGTTGGGAAAATCTTAATTAACGAGGTTTTTAACCAGGTAAAAGATGCGGGGGGGAGTGCTTTACAATTGAATGTGAACAAACATAATAAAGCCAAAGATTTTTACTTAAAAGGAGGTTTTACCATTAAAGAATCAGTAAAGCTTGATATAGGCGAAGGTTACTTTATGGACGATTATATAATGGAATACAAATTCTAA
- a CDS encoding 3-methyladenine DNA glycosylase AlkD (product_source=COG4912; cath_funfam=1.25.40.290; cog=COG4912; pfam=PF08713; superfamily=48371) produces MSVEKISKQTTNLTAAAFIEKLSTYQSSAELEKIARYFKTEEGDYGAGDQFIGIRMGQVFEIAKAFVAMPVQEIEKLLESPVHEHRAGAVSIMDFRARDKKTTEDVKKALYELYLNRHDRINNWDLVDRAACFVVGSYLFDKPRDILYQLAVSEDMWQRRTAMVSTSYFIRKGDLADTFGIAQILLNDREDLIHKAVGGWIRQAGTKNKAQLMAFLEKHVAIMPRTMLRYAIEHFDKNEHEYYLSLKSID; encoded by the coding sequence ATGTCTGTCGAGAAAATCTCCAAACAAACCACAAATTTAACCGCTGCTGCTTTTATTGAAAAATTAAGCACCTACCAATCTAGCGCAGAACTGGAAAAGATTGCCCGTTATTTTAAAACTGAGGAGGGTGATTACGGGGCTGGAGACCAGTTTATCGGCATTCGGATGGGGCAGGTTTTCGAAATCGCCAAGGCTTTTGTGGCTATGCCTGTTCAGGAAATAGAAAAGCTTTTAGAAAGTCCGGTTCATGAACATCGGGCAGGTGCAGTAAGCATAATGGATTTTAGGGCAAGGGATAAAAAAACAACTGAAGATGTAAAGAAAGCCCTTTATGAACTTTACCTTAACCGGCACGATCGGATTAACAATTGGGATCTGGTAGACCGTGCCGCATGTTTTGTAGTGGGCAGTTACTTATTTGATAAACCAAGAGATATTTTATACCAATTAGCCGTTTCAGAAGATATGTGGCAGCGCCGGACAGCAATGGTGAGCACATCTTATTTTATCCGTAAGGGCGATTTGGCTGACACTTTTGGCATTGCGCAAATCCTTTTAAATGATCGCGAAGACCTGATCCACAAAGCGGTTGGCGGTTGGATTAGGCAGGCAGGCACAAAAAATAAAGCTCAGCTAATGGCTTTCTTAGAAAAACATGTTGCAATAATGCCCCGTACCATGCTGCGCTACGCCATAGAGCATTTTGACAAGAACGAACACGAATATTATTTGAGCCTGAAAAGTATAGATTAG